The stretch of DNA AAAGCTGACACGGTAATCAATAATAACATAATCCATCATctaatttgaaatattaacgAGGAATTCGAAGAAAGTTATAAACAATAATTTCATGGAAGTTTCTTAAAATAGAGAGAATAGCTTGAGCTattatctaaaattatttatgagcGTGAAGTGTTTGAGAGAAGCGTAATCATATTCCGGAAAAATTtacggaaaaataaattgcttaaGGATATGAATTGAGATAAATATGAAATTATGTTGTTAACAACATTTTCCACATGAAGGAGCCGCTAGAAGGGACTGAttgagagggagaaaaaaaaggagcttCTTGGAAAACTTCCGTTGGGATCTTattatgagaaattaattaaaattattatttttccttggATTACTGGCacagaaatcttttaattctcaatcttAAACAATgctttacataattttatttattaaaaggattttttgaattcttatattttcattttaaaattaaacatatttAAACTGTAAAATGTCTGTctcaaaatattgtttaaaaaatttgattaattcaaGCATAGATCTGTAAACTAAATCCACAATCATgtgcaaaagcaaaaaaatgggAGTACTGCAGCTGATTCAAGTCTCTTTTGCGTCTGATGTACCTATTCATTGGTCTCTTGCTGATGCTGTTCCTATGTTTTCGCTGTACAATACAGCAAACATTCAATTATCTCGCCATTCACCGATTTTCCGTAAATGAGGAATTCAATTTGCCCCCTTCACCATCACAATGAGTCCACCAATGTTTTATCCgctcaaaaacaaaattggcATACATGTGCAAGAAACTCCTCGCGCGATGATTTTTGTCCACACATCGCGAGGAAAATCACCAACGCAGTGGGAATTAAGAGCGATTGTCGTGTGGATTTTAATTTAGCAGCGTGAAGCCCACACTGGGTGCCTTGAAATGAGGAGGATGAGCAAAAAGCGGTATGATTGATAGAGCTCAAATCGATAATTGATTGTATGCGTGCTGCCACGCTAATTCGGCAGTGTTTGGGCTGATGAGGAGGCTGGCTTGAGAAAAAGTCCGCATAGATGTGAGAGTGAAAGTAATACAGTTTTTAGATGGGGATAAGGGGGCAGGCTGTAAGCATAGGAGTCAATGATCAGGCAAACATTCAAGATCACTCACATGCCACTTTCATGACATCACACTCATTTATCCACTAGAGCCGAAGAAAAACTCACTTCCCCACCATATCACGTGTCGAAGGTGAAGGTTCTTTCTCTATACCATTGCTCTCGTAACTTTTTGCATTCGAGcgcaaaaagaatttcttccgaTTATGATGacttaatttttatgtgattgCAAACCACaagctttttcattttaaaaattcaatatttaccCATTTTTTGGagtaattgaaaaagaaaggaaattttaattgaaaaacattCACTATACGAAGAGACAAAGACGTAATCCATTTCTTgaaattgttatttaattttcaagagaaaGATGATTTTTCGAGCATATTTTAATGCTATTTGATGTGATGATAAAAACCTacaaacagttttttttaagattaaatgtTCCTAACAAGTTCCTTCATTTCTGTATGGGAGCCTATTATTCGATGaagcattcaatttttttactaGGATCAGCAGGGCAAAGTCAGCAaagaattgccaaaaaatgtaaacaatgacgtcgttattttattttttatctctttaaaTCCATAAAGCATTCACGATGAATTTACGCAACAAAATGCTGTGTCTGTGAGTTTGGATAAGGAAATTATATGCAttgaaaaagacaaaaaaaaacagagtgATGACGTCAAAATTGACattatgacgtcattctttacattttttggcatATCTTTTCCTGAATTATCTAGCTGATTCCTGAATTTTcggatatttttattattattattttttttaaataaaattacgcGTTCACAGATCTCCTTAAATGAGGGAATTTTCCATACAGAAacgaatataaaatttctaaaacctaaagttttcaaagagttttaaataaaagaattgttaaataaaaaagcaaacgccgatataaaaaaaattggcggttgaatttccataattttatctgaattgaaaagttattaaatacCCCCTTTAATCCACGCGTATAACAATGGATTTAGAACACAAGCTGTGTGATAGAAAGGAAGATATTTAGCAGAGGGGAGGTGGCACTACAGTTCctataaagaaaacttacatATTAATAACGTATGCAAATTCAAAAGTTAAACACTCGTGAGGGGGCTGTAAGTGATTCATCAGCGTCTCTCCGGCGTGGCGTGGTAGTATTGCAgagcaaatatttgtttttgccGGTTTTCCTATGCGCAACGAGTTATTAGCAGCAATATTGTGCTGCCTCCCTGCCGCCCCACAGCCCTTCCGGCAGCCTCAACTTGATACACTCATTGGGTGAAGCGCACGTCGCTCTCAGTTGAGCCTCATCGTCGCAACATCATAATTATCATCTTTGGCACTATATGGGGTGATTTTGAATGAAGCCAATTGATGTGTTCTCCCCGCATTGGTGAGATTCCCGCTGGCGTTGTTGTAGAGCATATTTGAATACCTCCAAGGCATCAAATCAGTTAACTCGGTGACACCATTGCTGCATCAAAGGTATTGTTAAAAAACCGACAGCAATAcaccataaaaaaaagaatgactGGAAATATCAGTGGAAACTCGCATGGTTAGTTTTTCAAGTCAGCAAGTTATCACCAACTTTGAGTGAGAGCTGTTCTGTTGAAAATTGtaacattaaaattatgttatttctttttgtaaaattcttttttattggaactttttttaggattgaatttattttgttttgtccATAACGTGCATAAAAGGGATAAATAGGGGTTAACCAGGTAGTATACCATTTTCGCTGTATAGATAATTTATTACACGTCGCgtattcaataattttctcgcattttacAGGTGCTAAATGTATAAATAAGTAAGTATGAGACCAGtagtataaaaaattatataaaccttagaaaacgttttttttttcaaaattgttttaatttggATCTTAAAGAAGTTAAGTAGACAAAATTCTCTAATACATAGATGTCTTCTAATTTTGTTtcgatatttatttaatttttttttaactgaaattattatttaatccaGGTCAACAAACTCATCGGTTCGGAAATCTCCAAGCTACATAATACATGCAAATATGCAAATTATAGGTATCTACCGTAGATCAAAACTTATGAACTGTGATGATGTACTGATATACATACAACACTGTTGTATATATTTCTACGCCATCACTGAATGAATTAAACAAAACACaataatttttacacaaaatagCAAATCTTACAATGTGTACAAGGTATTTTTGAACCACACACACGCGGTGTCTTACCTCTCTAAACAATCTCAGGAGTGTTTTGTTCTTAGCCGCTGGGGCATTAAATTGCGGAGAAAGAAGTTGGATggtgttaaaattaattccatcACATTCAACCTTTTATTACGCAATGTGATACAATAAGAGGTGAGCGACAGTGTTGTTCATTCACAGAAATTCATCTTCGCGAAACGGCAAAATCTCTGCACACTGCAAAAGAAGAGAATGGTCGATCCGCATTTCTCCGTGCAAAAAACACCCGGAAGTTTTTTGTAATGTCGATGATGGAAAATATAGAagcaaaattgaaatattcaaaatatggTGGGccaggagctttttttttcctccacaacTCAGCTGCAACTCTCGCTCTCTTTTGCATGAtgattatattattttattgtgaatGGGGAATCGCTTGAATCTCGCgcttggagttttttttctttttcaaaaagaaagattgacaaaaaagaaatgaaactgGAGTATGAAAAACCTTTCACAACTgtgatgagaatttttattgtaattccACGTTCAAATGAAGATATTTATCTCTGATCAGCGGAAGAGGTGAATGAAACTTCGACAGGGAAATGTTGCATAATACAAGGCAGGAGGAGGAGattctcaatttaaatttcaaagtaCAATTCTATTTGAATCATTTCTACAGAAAATATTTCgtagtttcttctttttatttaataattgcACATTTCATGAATTCATGTGATTGATGCAATTTTTTGCGATAAAATTGTTATAaagatttgataaaaatcctttctttttcaatttatttgttgctCCAAAAacgttgcaaaaaaaaacatcaatgaaagaaaagaatggtTGCGGAGATGAAAGAGttcaattgaaagtttttcctcTTGTTCTTGTCAATGAGTTCCATTCACACACTCACCATGCTTCGAAGCACCGAAAAGTGAGAGAACTTTGTTGCTAATTTGCTGAAccgcaaaataaattatacaaacaCGATGTGTGAACGCATAAGACGCATAAATGATCACATAAACgtcattaatgaattttatggtGTAGAAAAGTGTTTACTGTCttttaaacgttttatttttttacagcaagttctttaaaagaaaccaaTTAGGaacaataaagaaataaaacaattatggGGAATTCCTTTAAAgttaggaatttttaattcagcttaaagtataatttttctaatattttattttagagaaaaaaaatttagatgaACAAGATACTTGTTTGAAATTCGTTAACACAAGAATTCAAAtctatatctatataataaaaagatCTGTTttttggtaatcgtcgttccttcttttctatacaaatccacaccgtttgaccgatcgcgatgaaatttggtacagaggccccttataacaggcggtttcagatgaccgtattcattttccccccaaagccccccatCAGGTaccccccatataaaagtcatgcattttatgagaattttttaattaggcgcctgaaatgttgtatgaaaatgatttttcctcattgcaaatttttttttcgggactGATTAGTGGCCCTAATCTActttaaaccatcacattttctttctctctatttgcgcgaagcgcaacaacgCGAAGCAGGGCGAGGTAAAtcggagcgaagcgacaatttacctcgttcataaaataatatacaattcattaaattccacCAGATTAGTGGGCGGAATCTCAGAATGGATAAGAACTTGTTAATTTAAGAACATTCATTCTATCAGGAAAACTCTTTAATTATGTACTTAAAGAGCTTTTGATtcctcaataaaaataaattaaataaagttttcatgttaccaaaattagtttttttcctggaaatttTCTACCTCGTCAATACCTCATAAAGgcattaataaaatcttttcaacaaaattcttccttcttaaagaaatattttaaaaaaatcctctttaacaaaatcataaagaaatcTATTTAGAGATTTAGAGCAATTGCTCCGAATGCTCCGAATTGATCTCGCGGAAAGTTtctaatttacattttctgaGCATCATTCACACAGCTGCTTCTCAGAAgagggaaagatttttttcaaacacgAATTAACACTGATAGTGCATTATTTACACGCCGATTTGCGTCTCAATTTGCGAAAACTGGATATGAATTCAAAATGAGAGCACAATTGTGAATCCGCAACGCTCGTTCTTGTGTGATGGCGATACGGTGTACCTGAGATAGGCTTTCCTCAATTCTCTTTGGTGATAAATTGGCAAAGCTTATTTAGAGAGCATAGCACTTTTTTTTCGGCAAATGTACTGCATCTCCCTCCAGCCATCACCTGTTCGCCCGCGGAGCATCTTAGCCTATGGGGCTTTTTGGTGGGTATAAAAGCACTCGATGGTGGTATGAATGGCATCAGTTCACGTGTGGATCAGCAAGAGAGTGGTATATCTTCTCATTCTCTGTGTGCCcgaaagaaaagtaaattaagtGGAAAAATGAAGGCATTTGTAAGTGAAATTGCAATTGAGTGGTGTTATGGACGCGTTTCATTGAATTTACTCACAAAATCCCTTTCACTATCGTGCAGAAATCTCTTGTGATGGCAGTGGCTGTCTTTGGGGTGGCTGTTAGTGCCAGTATCTCCCTCCAAGGATCCGCATCCAACAGCTATGGTGATAGCTATGGTACTGGTGTATCAGGGGGTGGATATAGTGGTGGCTACGGTGGCAGTGGCTATGGATCAGGGCAGGATTATTCCCACGCAGCTGCTGCGTCTGTTGACCTCACAACGGGCGCCAGTCAGGGCGGATGGGCACCAGTCAGTGGTCACGGTGTTGGCTACAGCGGTGGTCATGATGGTGGCTACAGTGGTGGTCATGATGGTGGCTACGGCGGTGGATTTAGCAGTGGTGGCTACGGAAGCTACGGTGGAGACCAGGAGGGTGGTCACAGTGGATACGACAGCTACCAAGCCTCATCTGGTCACGATAGCGGCTTCGGCGGCGGCTACGGTGGAGACTATGGCGGTCACGAACACGGAGAATCCGTCCACACTCACGGCCATGCCATCCCCATCAGTGAACACATTGAAGTTACCAAGAACGTCCCAGTTCCCGTAAGTAATTGtatattatgatttttacagtttttgaatttgatttttgagGAAAGTTTAATAACTTTGTTTCAAGATTTAaatctttaatgaaaaaagcgaatttttgttgttaattttAGAGCatcaaagcttttaaaattttaactcaGCGATTTTCTTAACTTAAATTGCCATTAAAAGCTCTTGTTCTGATAGAgctttttccatatttttaatatcaaagaaattaatttaaaaatatatttgaacgTTAAGTTTGCgaaaagttttagagaaaataaattttaacaaaattccatcagttaaaacaaagaaaataccattgaaaaatctctaaaaaattatattagaaAAGCTCTCACTAACTACATATTCATATAcagataaattatttacagaTACTTTAGAACCATGACGTCAAAgaatatagaatttatttaccttctctttttgttttggcatatttaaaatgtagaaaaaatgaGTGCAATAATTTTTGAGTAGTAAAgtattaataattcttttagaattcTGCAAATACaggaaaatgctgaaaaatgatgaaaatgtgtaCAGAAAATAcctgaatgagaaaaaaatatgcatcTCTTTGCAGATTTATAAACAAGTCCATGTTCCAATTGAGAAGAAGGTCAAAGTTGAAATTCCCCATCCAGTTCTAGTGCCAGGTAAATATCTTCTCAGTGCGGAGGAtgtagagaatattttttcgatGTTCTTGCAATCTCCTCACAAACTCTTGTCAGTTTATTTTGTGTGCAAATATTTGActaaaagttgaaaatatattttgcagtTCCCCAACCTTACCCCGTTCACATCCCAGTGTCTCAACCTGTGGCACAGCCCGTGATCAAGGAAATTAACATTCCCGTGGAGAAAATTGTTCCCTACAAGGTGGAGAAGAAAATCCCATATCCCGTGGAGAAACACGTGCCCTACAAAGTTGAGAAATACATCCAAGTGCCCGTCCCCCACCCAATCCCAGGTGAGTTGAGGGTGCGCTGACCCCGTGCTCTGTGTGCAAAGTAGGTGGAAATGTGGTTGGCGAGTTATTAACCCGtgctggttttttttctttttgtttattcaaCAGTTAAAGTACCTGTTGtgaagacaattttccacaaagtcAAGGCCCATGGCTGGCATTAAAAGGGCATCTCTTAACCTTCCGGCGAGACACTCTCTAGGGCttcgattttatttattgattaactTCCTTCTAAGAGAGCGACATCCTACCATCTCGGCGGAAAATTATTGTTGAACCTTTtgtagctgtgattctttcttcaaagaagcacagctttttttacttgaaattGTTGCTAGATTTGTAATGaccaacgattttttttacaaaaagaatgaaaaacttttttggaACAAAGACTCtagacaaaaataaattaattttgcaaaaacaaaCGCAGCAATGTTTTCTTATATTCCCCGGGAAGGTTGCCAACACCTCTGCCGTGCCATCATCTTCACACATTTTGCCACGTGAATGAACAGAAGATCGTGTTTCACTTTCTTTAGTGCATGatgcaaaaatttatcttttcaatCGTTCCGTAACTAAttccaaataaaatgaaaagtgtaataaatttattttcgaaGAAAAACACAGTGGAAGAGAATATagaagaggaattttcttatgCGCCATTTGACTTGCAAAACTCCACTAAAGGAATCGTCTCTCTGCCCTTAAATTCCaatcacatttctttttctcttttcctttttcctcttCTCTAACTTTTCCCAAGACCTGTGTCCAGAAATCATGCGACACTAGCCAACCTTTGGAAAGATTTACGATATGAAGAATTTTGCTGAGTATTAGTTGCTATATGTTTTTGGTACCTACTAGGAACTATATAGGGAAGCTTTTGattcaagaaattcatttttcaagaGTTCCGTTGTGAGTTCAATGATAATTCCATGAAACAGgattaaattcctttgaaaGTCATAAACGAAACAAGCAAAATCCTACCGCGTGTTAATTGGcgaaaaatgttgatttattcataaatttcattgtgACAGCTGCGGTGATTGCGTGGGTGAGAAACAGCATAAAACATTCAACGAAACATCTAACGAATTGGTATTGGGGAGCTTTCAAATATAACAATGAAAAGCTCCATATGCGTTATCGAGCATGAAGTCAATTGTTTAGGGGGTTGGTTGCAAAAAGGGAAGTTTTCCCGTGAATGGATGTTCCCCACATTGACGCGAAAAGAGGACCTGAGGCTGCTTTTTGTGATTGCGTCTCTCTTTATTGACTTCACTCCTGGTGGTGTGTTCTGTATATGCGGGGCTcaaaaaaaagggggaagATGGAAAGAGTAAAATGCAATCTGTGGGCACAGAAATTGCTCgagaaaatccacaaaagactagaaaattattcaaattgaagTGAATCGACTCCCTGCAGTGTATTCTTGCGTGTAGATTGATGGTATTAAAACGGAAATGTCTTAAGGGCGTCTCCTTTTCGTTGCCAATGTATCGCATTCGTCTGTCTGCGATTCATACAAAACGAGGGTTGATTCCTGAGGGGAACATTCTTCCACCAAAGCGGGGATTTCATGAGAGACTTATCCCGGGGAGTACAAAAGTTATTTGAAGTGGAAGACGCAGATGAAAACCAATAGAAAGAAATTTCACTGCAACAaacacatcttttttttctcgtgtgACTTTTGTACGTTCTTCCTGCTTTTCTCTCATGATTGACTCATTTTTCCTTAATGTAACATTACATATGTAcgtatgtatgtacctacataatttagtatgttttcccaattttcctttattgtGTCATAATCATGAGgataatgatgaaaaataattctcaaatacttttatatgaaatgaagttaagaatttgttgaaaaattttattattataatcaaaaattcaaagtttttatttaaaaattttaatctaaaataagtaaaatatgctatgaaatacaaatatttgaatatttctcgCTCCCCGTGTAATTTACCAAATTAACCTAGTGCAATGTTTAATGCGCCAAATTGAATCCAATCGGAAGAAGAGGAGAGGATATTGATTCTCAGAAAGAATATCAATTTGACCATGTTGATTCATACTCCCGAGAATACACATGATGGAGTAAATCAATTGTAAGGCggtataatttttatcaatacaATTCcgaattgaatttctcaatgtGGCGCATTGATAAGCCAAATGATACGTGTATTGAGTAATAAATTGCCCAACATCCGGGAGTTGCTCCACTTTGTCGGACATGGGGAGAGCTTTCGGGGTTTTCCGCatagagagacagagagagcaAGCCTCTGGGCGGGGGTGGTGAGGGTGGGGTGGCTCAGAGTGACACTGGCAGGAAGGAAGGAGTTGTTTTTGTGCTGTTTACTTGCTGTATATTGTGTAACTGGAGGGTGGTTGGTATCACCCCCCCATTCGGCCACTGCTGCAGAATAGTTTGGCGGGAACGGAAACCGAATTCCGGGCCGAGCCTGTATATTTTTTCtggtttattatttttcgtATTGTTATGTTGGCGCAATGGGAAAGAACACACAATAACAAATGTTGCCCCAATGTGAAGAGGGACTCTCCATGTATGTATGCGATTGTATTTGAGGGATGGAAAAGCACATAGTATGGAGAAGGAGGAACAAACGAAACATTTAATCATAATGTCAAATCAGAATTGAACTGAATATTATTAATTGTGCTTTGAATACTTTTTCCacccattttctcttttccagGCCAATCACATTTGAACAGTTCCTTCTGCAACACATCCCTATGTGTATGTTGTGTGTGATGCGAAGCACGATTaatattcgcaaaaaatgcttGAAATTTATCTGTTTGAAGGAGGAATTCtgtttattgaaattatagGATTAAATTACATGCACACAGTAGAAGAATATCCTAACAACATGACGAGATAAGTTATACGATGAAAGCGATATCAAGCAAAAGGCAAAAAATCTGTCAtcgtttcaatttttcttttgcctacataaatataaatttactttcaaaGACATCCCTTTTATGCCTCTTTGAAGGAACAACAGGGTGGGTTAGTTGATCTGCCTCATCAACTCAGTTACCtgtaaattgtttaaaagctctcataaaagctcaaatgaattatttaccAAAATATGCTTCCCTTTATTGTTGAAATTCTTATATAgagaattttgataaaaattcagtGGAACATTCCCAATTTCAATCGCTCATCATTGTATGTGGTATTgtggtggcaaaaaaaaaaatctcaaaaagcttTGAGTGAGACGAAGCATAAGTAAAAGTCCACATATACATATGAATTCACATGTTATTCGTCTTATTCTCTTCACATTTGCAACAGTCTTCCTTCTTTCCACCATGTAGCTGTCGCCATAGAATCCTTCCACGCAGCCCCGGGCCACCCCACAATCTCCCTCCCAAGCTCCCATCACAAAGCTCTCTCGCGGAGCCCTCTGCCACGGCAAATCACAGCATAATATCTTGTagcaatttttcacatcaaatttcatttatcaATCTTGTCTAACacacataaaaatgttttccagCAATATTCCTCCCTCCACCCTCCCGCACATCGTCTACACTAGCTAAAGGATGGGTGCGTCGGAGAACCGAGAATTTCGTCCCACCCTCATTGACTGTGTGTGAATGGAAGACATTTCTCGCGAGCGAATGTTGACAAAGATTTATGGTTTTCTTTTCACACTATCGTTCGGTTTCTGCGGAAGCAGACTATTTTCCTCATCTAGTTCTCTCCCCATCCATACAATCCTCCTCCTCATGACGAATTCCCAGCCTCTTTTGCCCAAGAAAGCTCCCTCTTTTGTTCCGTGAAATCTTTTTTCCCCCCACACACCTCGTTCTACCTTCATACGGGGAATATTGACGCATAATGAAATTCCCCGAGAAATTCATATGCCTCACAAATAACATTGCGAACGGGAGGAATCTGTGGCAAAATTACAATGACATCGAGCGGTGGATATCATCCCTCTGGTTGAAGCCGAAATACCGTATGTGCTTCCGGGAGCAAGGTGAAATACGCGCGGGATGGAGGAAAGAAAATACCGCGATTGATGCATAGAAAAACGCGTGCTCGGTTGGAGTAGCAAAAACCTCCAGGcaatgaatgaaaatcatGTCTTCAAAGGAATTCTTTTCGCTCTAATATACAACACCTAATTTTTGAGCTTCATTAACCAAATTTTCTAGGAGCTTTCATTGAAGGGTTTGAATTGAGAACCAggagcatttttctttcaaaaattatatgtaaaaaaagctggaaaatataatgtaccaacaaaaagctttgcaaaatttaagtagaaaaatatagtaaaaaaaataaaaatgtcgtTTATTACactttaatggaattttctaaAGGTTTATAACCAAGATTCTTGTTTTCCATACCTCCCTTTGTATTTTCTAAGACGGATAATATTGCATTGGAAAATGCCTTTAAACTACAACCAACACATATTTTTACATCTTATTATGATGCAAACTTGATCCAATAAGCTTTGTAAGCTTTTTCaatatgcaaataaatataaaagaaaacaagaaacataaacaatgaaaaatgtattttttcataGATATTTTAGCTTCCTGCAATATTGTAAGTTCCGCTCATAGTCagtttggaaaataaataccTAACAACAATTTTCTGTTCATC from Lutzomyia longipalpis isolate SR_M1_2022 chromosome 1, ASM2433408v1 encodes:
- the LOC129786128 gene encoding serine, glycine and glutamine-rich protein-like, which encodes MNGISSRVDQQESGISSHSLCARKKSKLSGKMKAFKSLVMAVAVFGVAVSASISLQGSASNSYGDSYGTGVSGGGYSGGYGGSGYGSGQDYSHAAAASVDLTTGASQGGWAPVSGHGVGYSGGHDGGYSGGHDGGYGGGFSSGGYGSYGGDQEGGHSGYDSYQASSGHDSGFGGGYGGDYGGHEHGESVHTHGHAIPISEHIEVTKNVPVPIYKQVHVPIEKKVKVEIPHPVLVPVPQPYPVHIPVSQPVAQPVIKEINIPVEKIVPYKVEKKIPYPVEKHVPYKVEKYIQVPVPHPIPVKVPVVKTIFHKVKAHGWH